A portion of the Streptomyces coeruleoprunus genome contains these proteins:
- a CDS encoding STAS domain-containing protein: MHIRGDHTELVVGGRLDVRSAADARTVLHSAVDDGAGDLVLDLTGLDSWDATGLGVIMGAHRRAGRCGRRLVLRGVPPQMQRLLVATRLHRILAIEGGLAAESLPRV; the protein is encoded by the coding sequence ATGCACATCAGGGGCGACCACACCGAGCTGGTCGTCGGGGGCCGCCTCGATGTCCGCAGCGCGGCGGACGCCCGTACGGTCCTGCACTCGGCCGTCGACGACGGAGCCGGCGACCTGGTGCTCGACCTGACCGGCCTCGACTCCTGGGACGCCACCGGGCTCGGGGTCATCATGGGCGCGCACCGGCGGGCCGGCCGCTGCGGCCGCCGGCTCGTCCTGCGCGGCGTACCGCCGCAGATGCAGCGCCTGCTGGTGGCGACCCGGCTGCACCGCATCCTCGCCATCGAGGGCGGACTGGCCGCTGAATCGTTGCCCCGCGTCTGA
- a CDS encoding 3-hydroxyacyl-CoA dehydrogenase family protein, protein MAKKLAVIGAGLMGSGIAQVSAQAGWDVVLRDVTDAALTRGTDGIKASYDKFVSKGKLDAADAEAALARITATTDLDAAADADIVVEAVFEKLEVKHEIFRALDKLVKDDAVLASNTSAIPITKIAAVTERPERVVGTHFFSPVPMMQLCELVRGYKTSDETLATAREFAESVGKTCIVVNRDVAGFVTTRLISALVVEATKLYESGVASAEDIDIACKLGFGHAMGPLATADLTGVDILLHATSNIYTESQDEKFAPPELMRRMVDAGDIGRKSGQGFYKH, encoded by the coding sequence GTGGCGAAGAAGCTCGCCGTCATCGGTGCCGGACTCATGGGATCCGGCATCGCGCAGGTCTCGGCCCAGGCGGGCTGGGACGTCGTGCTGCGCGACGTCACCGACGCGGCCCTCACGCGCGGCACGGACGGCATCAAGGCGTCGTACGACAAGTTCGTCTCCAAGGGCAAGCTCGACGCCGCCGACGCCGAGGCCGCCCTGGCCCGCATCACCGCCACCACCGACCTCGACGCCGCCGCCGACGCCGACATCGTCGTCGAGGCCGTCTTCGAGAAGCTCGAGGTGAAGCACGAGATCTTCCGCGCCCTCGACAAGCTCGTCAAGGACGACGCCGTCCTCGCCTCCAACACCTCCGCCATCCCGATCACCAAGATCGCGGCCGTCACGGAGCGCCCCGAGCGGGTCGTCGGTACGCACTTCTTCTCGCCCGTCCCGATGATGCAGCTGTGCGAACTCGTCCGCGGCTACAAGACCAGCGACGAAACCCTCGCCACCGCCCGTGAGTTCGCCGAGTCCGTCGGCAAGACCTGCATCGTCGTCAACCGCGACGTCGCCGGCTTCGTCACCACCCGGCTCATCTCCGCGCTCGTCGTCGAGGCCACCAAGCTGTACGAGTCCGGCGTGGCCTCCGCCGAGGACATCGACATCGCCTGCAAGCTGGGGTTCGGGCACGCCATGGGCCCGCTCGCCACCGCGGACCTGACCGGCGTCGACATCCTGCTGCACGCCACCAGCAACATCTATACGGAGTCCCAGGACGAGAAGTTCGCCCCGCCGGAGCTGATGCGCCGGATGGTGGACGCGGGTGACATCGGCCGCAAGAGTGGGCAGGGCTTCTACAAGCACTGA
- a CDS encoding TetR/AcrR family transcriptional regulator — protein MAEGLRERKKRQTRQHISDVATDLFLERGFDAVTMAEIARVADVSVNTVYNYFPAKEDLFLDRGEGLVDRVSRWVRGRRGGESAADAVLRELREAVETLSHTVGLFEGYATFMRVVLEAHTLRSRLWQIRQEALLDLERTMRDEVGAEDGDHVPALVAGQLDWLHSTVMGWISAEMMKHRDPREVSREALVLLDEMEELLGERVLSYAVRAG, from the coding sequence ATGGCAGAGGGGCTCAGGGAGCGGAAGAAGCGGCAGACCAGACAGCACATCTCGGACGTGGCCACCGATCTGTTCCTGGAGCGCGGCTTCGACGCCGTCACGATGGCCGAGATCGCCAGGGTCGCCGACGTCTCGGTCAACACCGTCTACAACTACTTCCCGGCCAAGGAGGACCTGTTCCTCGACCGGGGCGAGGGGCTCGTCGACCGCGTGTCCCGATGGGTGCGCGGCCGCCGCGGGGGCGAGTCCGCCGCCGATGCCGTCCTGCGCGAACTGCGCGAAGCCGTCGAGACCCTCTCGCACACCGTGGGGCTCTTCGAGGGGTACGCCACGTTCATGCGCGTCGTCCTCGAGGCCCACACCCTGCGCTCACGGCTCTGGCAGATCCGGCAGGAGGCGCTGCTGGACCTGGAGCGCACCATGCGGGACGAGGTCGGCGCCGAGGACGGCGACCACGTCCCCGCACTCGTGGCCGGACAGCTCGACTGGCTGCACAGCACCGTCATGGGCTGGATCTCCGCCGAGATGATGAAGCACCGCGACCCCCGCGAGGTCTCCCGCGAGGCCCTCGTCCTCCTTGACGAGATGGAGGAGTTGCTGGGCGAGCGGGTCCTCTCCTACGCGGTGCGCGCCGGCTGA
- a CDS encoding ABC transporter ATP-binding protein, translating into MSTAIIRTAGLAHTFRTRNGPVEAVRGIDLTVEAGEILGFLGPNGAGKTTTLRMLTTLLPPTGGSATVAGHDLVSDPGGVRTAIGYVAQSGGVDLSLSVREELVTQGRLYRLSKGEAARRAVELAGDLDLTELLDRPCGALSGGQRRRLDIAMGLTHQPRVLFLDEPTTGLDPGSRADLWELVRRLRDTYGMTVFLTTHYLDEADALSDRLVVVDGGTIVAQGTAAALKEQYTGSVTASLQEAFLAITGRPVPADPTPVAI; encoded by the coding sequence ATGTCAACGGCAATCATCCGTACGGCCGGACTGGCCCACACCTTCCGCACCCGCAACGGCCCCGTCGAGGCCGTCCGCGGGATCGACCTGACCGTGGAGGCGGGGGAGATCCTCGGTTTCCTCGGCCCCAACGGCGCCGGCAAGACCACCACCCTCCGGATGCTCACCACGCTCCTCCCGCCCACCGGCGGCTCCGCCACGGTGGCCGGGCACGACCTGGTGTCCGACCCGGGCGGCGTACGCACCGCGATCGGCTACGTGGCCCAGTCGGGCGGCGTCGACCTGAGCCTCTCGGTACGCGAGGAGCTCGTCACCCAGGGCCGGCTCTACCGGCTGAGCAAGGGCGAAGCGGCCCGACGTGCCGTGGAACTGGCCGGCGACCTGGACCTCACCGAACTGCTCGACCGCCCGTGCGGGGCGCTCTCGGGCGGGCAGCGGCGTCGGCTGGACATCGCGATGGGGCTCACGCACCAGCCTCGGGTGCTGTTCCTCGACGAGCCGACGACCGGCCTCGACCCGGGCAGCCGCGCCGACCTGTGGGAGCTGGTGCGGCGGCTGCGCGACACCTACGGCATGACGGTGTTCCTCACCACCCACTACCTCGACGAGGCCGACGCACTGTCCGACCGGCTCGTCGTGGTCGACGGGGGCACGATCGTCGCGCAGGGCACCGCAGCCGCGCTGAAGGAGCAGTACACGGGGTCGGTCACCGCCTCGCTCCAGGAGGCGTTCCTCGCCATCACCGGCCGCCCCGTCCCGGCCGACCCGACACCCGTAGCGATCTGA
- a CDS encoding ABC transporter permease gives MLIRDTALIFGRCARQTVRSRFQILFGMLMPLLYLLFFGPLLTELPLGSRGDSWQVLVPGLLLQLGLFGAAFAGFAIIIENQWGVVERMRVTPVSPLALLLGRVLRDAVVFVIQSVLLVLAAVAMGLRAPVTGILIGFAFVAVLTVALGSLSYALALKLSTPQEFGPVINAVTMPSMLLSGLMLPMALAPAWLDVLSHFMPFRYLVEAVRSAYVGEYANADMLYGVLVAVAFMVLAVTVGTRVFRKAGA, from the coding sequence ATGCTGATCCGCGACACGGCGCTGATCTTCGGGCGCTGCGCCCGGCAGACGGTGCGCTCACGCTTCCAAATCCTCTTCGGCATGCTGATGCCCCTGCTGTACCTGCTGTTCTTCGGCCCGCTGCTGACGGAACTCCCGCTCGGGTCGCGCGGCGACTCCTGGCAGGTCCTCGTCCCGGGGTTGCTGCTCCAGCTGGGCCTGTTCGGCGCGGCGTTCGCGGGCTTCGCGATCATCATCGAGAACCAGTGGGGGGTCGTCGAGCGGATGCGGGTCACCCCGGTCAGCCCCCTGGCGCTGCTGCTGGGCCGGGTGCTGCGGGACGCGGTGGTCTTCGTCATCCAGTCGGTGCTTCTGGTGCTGGCGGCCGTGGCGATGGGGCTGCGGGCACCGGTCACCGGCATTCTGATCGGCTTCGCGTTCGTCGCCGTGCTCACGGTGGCGCTCGGCTCGCTGTCGTACGCCCTGGCCCTGAAGCTCTCCACCCCGCAGGAGTTCGGGCCGGTCATCAACGCGGTGACCATGCCGTCGATGCTGCTGTCCGGGCTGATGCTGCCGATGGCGCTCGCGCCGGCCTGGCTGGACGTCCTGTCGCACTTCATGCCGTTCCGCTACCTGGTGGAGGCGGTCAGGTCGGCGTACGTCGGCGAGTACGCGAACGCGGACATGCTGTACGGGGTGCTGGTCGCCGTGGCGTTCATGGTGCTGGCTGTGACGGTGGGCACGCGTGTCTTCCGGAAGGCCGGAGCGTGA
- a CDS encoding cob(I)yrinic acid a,c-diamide adenosyltransferase produces the protein MVNLTRIYTRTGDKGTTALGDMSRTAKTDLRIAAYADANEANAVIGTAIALGSLPEEVVKVLVRVQNDLFDVGADLSTPVVEDPKYPPLRVEQSYVDKLEADCDRFLADLDKLRSFILPGGTPGAALLHHACTVVRRAERSTWAALELHGETMNALTATYLNRLSDLLFILARTANKEVGDVLWVPGGER, from the coding sequence ATGGTCAACCTGACACGCATCTACACCCGCACCGGCGACAAGGGCACGACGGCGCTCGGCGACATGAGCCGTACGGCCAAGACGGACCTGCGGATCGCGGCGTACGCCGACGCCAACGAGGCCAACGCCGTCATCGGCACGGCCATCGCGCTGGGCAGCCTTCCCGAGGAGGTCGTGAAGGTCCTCGTCCGTGTGCAGAACGACCTGTTCGACGTGGGCGCCGACCTGTCGACTCCGGTCGTCGAGGACCCGAAGTACCCGCCGCTGCGGGTGGAGCAGTCGTACGTGGACAAGCTGGAGGCGGACTGCGACCGGTTCCTGGCGGACCTGGACAAGCTGCGCTCCTTCATCCTCCCGGGCGGCACGCCGGGCGCGGCGCTCCTGCACCACGCCTGCACGGTCGTACGGCGCGCCGAGCGCTCGACGTGGGCGGCGCTGGAGCTGCACGGCGAGACGATGAACGCCCTGACGGCGACGTATCTGAACCGCCTGTCCGACCTCCTGTTCATCCTGGCCAGGACGGCGAACAAGGAGGTCGGCGACGTGCTGTGGGTGCCGGGCGGGGAACGCTGA
- a CDS encoding sensor histidine kinase, whose amino-acid sequence MTLPRPHRDDLFLAATGLAGGLLLWSLGLFSQGTRHSVFDASWLPLVPLLVVTSLEFVRRTMPRTAITVGTVAVVADQLTRGNLATVLMFTDLVYASVVYGTPASARRIPVTTGLITIGVGLGALAWFREPWALLLGVVTGLVSFVPATTGAVVRNHRQAADMARLRAEQTALLAEMDRTQAVVAERARMARELHDMVAGHLSAIAIHSTAALSLDDPQTNRDALGVIRENSVEGLAEMRRLIGLLRDSAGHEEPAAAPTLAGLAALVRHAEVNGAASELTFTLADRRPQDDPALPAPVELAAYRIVQESLTNALKHADPGCVAVVLERTDEALTVRVTSPFGNGAPGPRVPGSGAGLVGMEERVALLGGRFEAGPVPEHGHKIWRVHAVLPVAEDDKEPSA is encoded by the coding sequence GTGACACTCCCCCGGCCCCACCGCGACGACCTCTTCCTGGCTGCCACGGGGCTGGCCGGCGGTCTGCTGCTGTGGTCCCTCGGCCTGTTCAGCCAGGGCACGCGGCACAGCGTGTTCGACGCGTCGTGGCTGCCCCTGGTGCCGCTGCTCGTCGTGACGTCGCTGGAGTTCGTGCGTCGGACGATGCCCCGCACGGCGATCACCGTCGGTACGGTGGCGGTCGTCGCGGACCAGCTGACCCGGGGGAACCTCGCGACGGTCCTGATGTTCACGGACCTGGTGTACGCGTCCGTCGTGTACGGCACGCCCGCCTCCGCCCGGCGGATCCCGGTCACCACCGGGCTGATCACCATCGGTGTGGGCCTCGGAGCGCTGGCCTGGTTCCGCGAGCCGTGGGCGCTGCTCCTCGGCGTGGTCACCGGCCTGGTCTCGTTCGTGCCCGCCACCACCGGCGCCGTGGTCCGCAACCACCGGCAGGCCGCCGACATGGCGCGGCTGCGCGCGGAGCAGACGGCCCTGCTGGCCGAGATGGACCGTACGCAGGCGGTGGTGGCCGAGCGGGCCCGGATGGCGCGCGAACTGCACGACATGGTCGCCGGGCATCTGTCGGCGATCGCCATCCACTCCACCGCCGCGCTGTCGCTCGACGACCCGCAGACGAATCGCGACGCGCTGGGGGTGATCCGGGAGAACAGCGTCGAGGGCCTGGCGGAGATGCGCCGGCTGATCGGCCTGCTCCGGGACAGTGCCGGCCACGAGGAGCCCGCCGCCGCCCCCACGCTCGCGGGCCTCGCCGCGCTGGTGCGGCACGCCGAGGTGAACGGCGCGGCGAGCGAGCTGACGTTCACGCTGGCCGACCGCCGCCCGCAGGACGACCCGGCGCTGCCGGCGCCGGTGGAGCTGGCCGCGTACCGGATCGTGCAGGAGTCCCTGACGAACGCGCTCAAGCACGCGGACCCTGGCTGTGTCGCCGTCGTCCTGGAGCGAACGGACGAGGCGCTGACCGTACGGGTGACCAGTCCGTTCGGCAACGGGGCGCCCGGACCGAGGGTGCCCGGCTCGGGGGCGGGGCTGGTCGGGATGGAGGAGCGGGTGGCCCTGCTGGGCGGGCGGTTCGAGGCGGGGCCGGTGCCGGAGCACGGGCACAAGATCTGGCGGGTGCACGCGGTGCTGCCCGTGGCGGAGGACGACAAGGAGCCGTCGGCATGA
- a CDS encoding response regulator transcription factor, producing MTGTAGSARIRVLVAEDQRAVRAGLVLILRSAPDIEVVGEAGDGEEAVRLARELRPDLVLMDVQMPLLDGVSATRQVVAESLADVLVLTTFDLDEYVFGALRAGAAGFLLKNTEARDLVEAVRTVARGEGLIAPAVTRRLIAEFAAPKPGHPAPGGPDPAVLDPLTRREREVLSCLGEGLSNAEVARRLDMAEATVKTHVSRLLGKLGLRSRAQAAVLARELNV from the coding sequence ATGACAGGAACAGCGGGGTCGGCGCGGATCCGCGTACTGGTGGCGGAGGACCAGCGGGCCGTACGGGCCGGTCTCGTCCTCATCCTGCGCAGTGCCCCGGACATCGAGGTGGTGGGCGAGGCGGGCGACGGCGAGGAGGCCGTGCGGCTGGCCCGCGAGCTGCGCCCGGACCTGGTACTGATGGACGTTCAGATGCCCCTGCTGGACGGCGTGTCGGCGACCCGCCAGGTGGTGGCCGAGTCGCTGGCGGACGTGCTGGTGCTGACCACGTTCGACCTGGACGAGTACGTCTTCGGCGCGCTGCGGGCGGGGGCCGCCGGGTTCCTGCTGAAGAACACCGAGGCGCGGGACCTGGTCGAGGCGGTACGGACGGTGGCGCGCGGCGAGGGCCTGATCGCGCCGGCGGTGACCCGGCGGCTGATCGCCGAGTTCGCCGCGCCGAAGCCCGGCCACCCGGCGCCGGGCGGGCCCGATCCCGCCGTACTGGACCCGCTGACGCGGCGCGAGCGCGAGGTGCTGTCCTGCCTGGGCGAGGGGCTGTCGAACGCGGAGGTCGCGCGCCGTCTGGACATGGCGGAGGCGACGGTGAAGACCCACGTCAGCCGCCTGCTGGGGAAGCTCGGTCTGCGCAGCAGGGCGCAAGCGGCCGTGCTCGCGCGGGAGTTGAACGTCTGA
- a CDS encoding glycosyl hydrolase family 18 protein, translating to MSTSTQALPRRSRFRARATAGLTALLLPLAAMVGLASPAEAAASATATYTKVSDWGSGFEGKWTVKNTGTTTLSSWTVEWDFPSGTSVTSAWDADVTGSGTHWTAKNKSWNGTLAPGASVSFGFNGTGTGSPSGCKLNGGSCDGGSLPGDNPPSAPGTPTASGITDTSVKLTWTAATDDKGVKNYDVLRGGAKVATVTGLTYTDTGLTAGTDYTYSVQARDTADQTGPAGGSVAVRTTGGTGPGPGPSSTVKLGYFTNWGVYGRNYHVKNLVTSGSAEKITHINYAFGNVQGGKCTIGDAYADYDKAYTADQSVDGVPDTWDQPLRGNFNQLRKLKAKYPHIKVLWSFGGWTWSGGFPQAVQNPAAFAQSCYDLVEDPRWADVFDGIDLDWEYPNACGLSCDTSGPAAFATMMKAMRAKFGPNNLVTAAITADASAGGKIDAADYGPAAQYADWYNVMTYDFFGAWAAKGPTAPHSPLTSYPGIPQAGFNSAEAIAKLKAKGVPSAKLLLGIGFYGRGWTGVTQKEPGGTATGPAAGTYEQGIEDYKVLKNSCPANGTVAGTAYAHCGTNWWSYDTPTTITSKMAWAKNQGLGGAFFWEFSGDTGNGELVAAINSGLR from the coding sequence TTGAGCACGAGCACTCAAGCACTTCCGCGCAGATCGAGATTCCGGGCCAGAGCCACGGCCGGACTGACCGCCCTGTTGCTCCCCCTGGCCGCCATGGTCGGCCTCGCCTCCCCCGCCGAGGCCGCCGCCTCGGCGACCGCCACGTACACCAAGGTCTCCGACTGGGGCAGTGGCTTCGAGGGCAAGTGGACGGTGAAGAACACCGGCACCACCACCCTCAGCTCCTGGACCGTCGAGTGGGACTTCCCCTCCGGCACCTCCGTGACCTCCGCCTGGGACGCCGACGTCACCGGCAGCGGCACCCACTGGACCGCCAAGAACAAGAGCTGGAACGGCACCCTCGCCCCCGGCGCCTCCGTCTCCTTCGGGTTCAACGGCACCGGCACCGGCTCCCCCTCCGGCTGCAAGCTGAACGGCGGGTCCTGCGACGGCGGCAGCCTCCCCGGCGACAACCCGCCCTCCGCACCCGGCACCCCGACCGCGTCCGGCATCACCGACACCTCGGTGAAGCTCACCTGGACCGCCGCCACCGACGACAAGGGCGTCAAGAACTACGACGTCCTGCGCGGCGGCGCCAAGGTCGCCACGGTCACCGGCCTGACGTACACGGACACCGGCCTGACCGCCGGCACCGACTACACGTACAGCGTCCAGGCCCGCGACACCGCCGACCAGACGGGCCCCGCCGGCGGCTCCGTCGCGGTCCGCACCACCGGCGGCACCGGCCCCGGCCCCGGCCCGTCCTCCACGGTCAAGCTGGGCTACTTCACCAACTGGGGCGTCTACGGACGCAACTACCACGTCAAGAACCTGGTGACGTCCGGCTCCGCCGAGAAGATCACGCACATCAACTACGCCTTCGGCAACGTCCAGGGCGGCAAGTGCACCATCGGCGACGCCTACGCCGACTACGACAAGGCGTACACCGCCGACCAGTCCGTGGACGGCGTCCCCGACACCTGGGACCAGCCGCTGCGCGGCAACTTCAACCAGCTGCGCAAGCTGAAGGCCAAGTACCCGCACATCAAGGTGCTGTGGTCGTTCGGCGGCTGGACCTGGTCCGGCGGCTTCCCGCAGGCCGTACAGAACCCGGCCGCCTTCGCGCAGTCCTGCTACGACCTGGTCGAGGACCCGCGCTGGGCCGATGTCTTCGACGGCATCGACCTCGACTGGGAGTACCCCAACGCCTGCGGTCTGTCCTGTGACACCAGCGGCCCGGCCGCCTTCGCCACCATGATGAAGGCGATGCGCGCCAAGTTCGGCCCGAACAACCTGGTCACCGCGGCCATCACCGCCGACGCCTCAGCCGGCGGCAAGATCGACGCCGCCGACTACGGCCCGGCCGCGCAGTACGCCGACTGGTACAACGTGATGACGTACGACTTCTTCGGCGCCTGGGCCGCCAAGGGCCCGACGGCCCCGCACTCCCCGCTCACCTCGTACCCCGGCATCCCGCAGGCGGGCTTCAACTCCGCCGAGGCCATCGCCAAGCTCAAGGCCAAGGGCGTGCCCTCCGCGAAGCTGCTGCTCGGCATCGGCTTCTACGGGCGCGGCTGGACCGGCGTGACCCAGAAGGAGCCGGGCGGCACCGCCACCGGCCCCGCGGCCGGCACGTACGAGCAGGGCATCGAGGACTACAAGGTCCTCAAGAACTCCTGCCCGGCCAACGGCACGGTCGCCGGCACCGCCTACGCGCACTGCGGCACCAACTGGTGGAGCTACGACACCCCGACGACGATCACGTCCAAGATGGCCTGGGCCAAGAACCAGGGCCTGGGCGGAGCGTTCTTCTGGGAGTTCAGCGGCGACACCGGCAACGGTGAGCTGGTGGCCGCGATCAACAGCGGCCTGCGGTAA
- a CDS encoding DUF2550 domain-containing protein has protein sequence MFLALLVSALVVALVVIGLFVFGLRRRLIQRSGGTFDCSLRWNVPEEGDPSGKGWIYGVARYSGDQIAWFRVFSYAPRPRRILERSAIEVLARRMPEGEEELALLSDAVVLGCLHRGTRLELAMSEDALTGFLAWLEAAPPGQRVNVA, from the coding sequence ATGTTCCTCGCTCTGCTGGTGAGCGCACTGGTCGTCGCACTGGTGGTGATCGGGCTCTTCGTCTTCGGCCTGCGCCGGCGCCTCATCCAGCGCTCCGGCGGCACTTTCGACTGCAGCCTGCGCTGGAACGTTCCGGAGGAGGGCGACCCCTCCGGCAAGGGCTGGATCTACGGCGTCGCCCGCTACAGCGGTGATCAGATCGCCTGGTTCCGCGTCTTCTCGTACGCGCCGCGGCCGCGTCGCATCCTGGAGCGCTCCGCCATCGAGGTGCTCGCGCGCCGGATGCCGGAGGGCGAGGAGGAGCTGGCGCTGCTGTCGGACGCCGTGGTGCTGGGCTGTCTGCACCGGGGGACCCGACTGGAGCTGGCGATGAGCGAGGACGCTCTCACCGGCTTTCTCGCATGGCTGGAGGCGGCGCCTCCGGGGCAGAGGGTGAACGTCGCCTGA
- a CDS encoding F0F1 ATP synthase subunit epsilon yields MAAELHVELVAADRSVWSGEATLVIARTTSGDIGVMPGHQPLLGVLESGPVTIRTSDGGTVVAAVHGGFISFADNKLSLLAEIAELADEIDTQRAERALERAKSESDAAAERRAEIRLRAVAAH; encoded by the coding sequence TTGGCTGCTGAGCTGCACGTCGAGCTGGTCGCCGCGGACCGGAGTGTCTGGTCCGGCGAGGCCACCCTGGTCATCGCGCGCACCACGTCCGGCGACATCGGCGTCATGCCCGGCCACCAGCCGCTGCTCGGTGTGCTGGAGTCGGGCCCGGTGACCATCCGTACGAGCGATGGTGGAACGGTCGTCGCGGCCGTGCACGGCGGTTTCATCTCGTTCGCGGACAACAAGCTGTCGCTGCTCGCGGAGATCGCCGAGCTGGCGGATGAGATCGACACCCAGCGTGCCGAGCGCGCGCTGGAGCGTGCGAAGTCGGAGTCGGACGCCGCCGCCGAGCGGCGCGCCGAGATCCGGCTGCGTGCGGTGGCGGCGCACTAG
- the atpD gene encoding F0F1 ATP synthase subunit beta has translation MTTTVETATATGRVARVIGPVVDVEFPVDAMPEIYNALTVEVPDPATPGSTKTLTLEVAQHLGEGLVRAISMNPTDGLVRQAPVTDTGEGITVPVGDFTKGKVFNTLGEVLNEPEANGQETERWAIHRKAPKFEDLESKTEMFETGLKVVDLLTPYVKGGKIGLFGGAGVGKTVLIQEMIMRVAKLHEGVSVFAGVGERTREGNDLIQEMEESGVLDKTALVFGQMDEPPGTRLRVALAGLTMAEYFRDVQKQDVLFFIDNIFRFTQAGSEVSTLLGRMPSAVGYQPNLADEMGLLQERITSTRGHSITSMQAIYVPADDLTDPAPATTFAHLDATTVLSRPISEKGIYPAVDPLDSTSRILDPRYISQDHYQAAMRVKGILQKYKDLQDIIAILGIDELGEEDKLVVHRARRVERFLSQNTHAAKQFTGVDGSDVPLDESIAAFNAICDGEFDHFPEQAFFMCGGLEDLKKNAKELGVS, from the coding sequence ATGACCACCACTGTTGAGACGGCCACGGCGACGGGCCGCGTCGCGCGGGTCATCGGCCCGGTCGTCGACGTGGAGTTCCCCGTCGACGCGATGCCGGAGATCTACAACGCGCTGACCGTCGAGGTCCCGGACCCGGCGACCCCCGGCTCCACCAAGACGCTGACCCTCGAGGTCGCCCAGCACCTCGGTGAGGGCCTTGTCCGCGCGATCTCGATGAACCCCACCGACGGCCTGGTCCGCCAGGCCCCGGTGACCGACACCGGTGAGGGCATCACCGTGCCGGTCGGCGACTTCACCAAGGGCAAGGTGTTCAACACCCTCGGTGAGGTGCTGAACGAGCCCGAGGCCAACGGCCAGGAGACCGAGCGCTGGGCGATCCACCGCAAGGCCCCGAAGTTCGAGGACCTCGAGTCGAAGACCGAGATGTTCGAGACCGGCCTCAAGGTCGTCGACCTGCTCACCCCGTACGTCAAGGGTGGAAAGATCGGTCTGTTCGGTGGCGCCGGTGTCGGCAAGACCGTTCTGATCCAGGAAATGATCATGCGTGTGGCGAAGCTGCACGAGGGCGTTTCCGTGTTCGCCGGCGTCGGTGAGCGTACGCGTGAGGGCAACGACCTCATCCAGGAGATGGAGGAGTCCGGCGTCCTCGACAAGACCGCGCTGGTCTTCGGTCAGATGGACGAGCCCCCGGGCACCCGTCTGCGCGTCGCCCTGGCCGGTCTGACCATGGCGGAGTACTTCCGCGATGTGCAGAAGCAGGACGTGCTCTTCTTCATCGACAACATCTTCCGGTTCACCCAGGCCGGTTCCGAGGTGTCCACCCTGCTCGGCCGTATGCCGTCCGCGGTGGGTTACCAGCCGAACCTGGCGGACGAGATGGGTCTGCTGCAGGAGCGCATCACCTCGACGCGTGGTCACTCGATCACCTCGATGCAGGCGATCTACGTCCCCGCGGACGACCTGACCGACCCGGCCCCGGCCACCACCTTCGCCCACCTCGACGCGACGACGGTTCTCTCCCGTCCGATCTCCGAGAAGGGCATCTACCCGGCCGTGGACCCGCTGGACTCCACGTCCCGCATCCTGGACCCGCGGTACATCTCGCAGGACCACTACCAGGCCGCCATGCGCGTCAAGGGGATCCTGCAGAAGTACAAGGACCTCCAGGACATCATCGCGATCCTCGGTATCGACGAGCTGGGCGAGGAGGACAAGCTGGTCGTCCACCGTGCCCGTCGTGTCGAGCGCTTCCTGTCCCAGAACACCCACGCGGCGAAGCAGTTCACCGGCGTGGACGGTTCGGACGTTCCGCTCGACGAGTCGATCGCCGCGTTCAACGCGATCTGCGACGGTGAGTTCGACCACTTCCCGGAGCAGGCGTTCTTCATGTGCGGTGGTCTCGAGGACCTCAAGAAGAACGCGAAGGAACTGGGCGTTTCCTGA